cgcaATTTTGTGCAAGATGACCACcggacttgccgccattttgtccaagattgctGCCGTGCAGGCCATGagtaaatacatatatatatatgtatatatatatagtgaatagaagttattgttgttgtagtagcAGTTATTGTGGTGGTGGCCAAAATATAAAGAGTGCCAATCTGGATTACTCTGGGGTGCCCATTGCCTCCTTGAGTGGGGACCGGCCGAGGCCTCCTCCCGCAAAGGGAACAGACCGAGCCCTCCCCCAGAAGGGACCGACCGAGGCCTCCTCCACAGGCTGCAAACAAACAGGGCCCACGTgagttcggtctgtttattgccctgaggtttaatttcctctctgggccctggtttaggggcctcggtttaacatgttcctgttcgattgtgaccgttgtgatttaaccaggttaaagcctggggttaaagtagcccggcctgcaatgttatacaaacacgttaacccagtgtGAGACAAAGAGGGGCCAAGAGGAGATTAACGTCGGGAACGTGAACCCCTGAacgggcttcgagggtttgttataatttcaaaatgatgcttgtgtttcggggagatggGACAACTTTGATGGGAAGGAGCGGccatttgaggggttttgatggagtaaatgaggagaaactgtttccagtggcagggggtcggtaaccagaggtcacagattcaaaataattggcaaaaatgccagaggtgacatgaggaaggattatttttacgcagcgagttgttatgatctggaatttattgcctgaaagggtgttggaagcagattcaattgtaactttcaaaaggaaattgaataaatacttgaaaaggaacaaattGTTCGGTTTGGGGAAAGGAGTGTGACCAActgcaaagagcctgcacaggcacgaagggccgaatggactgCTTCAGTGAAATATCATTCTTGATATTGCTGGCTGGTTCTTGGAGGCCATTTTGCAAAATCTGCATGGCAGTCATTTTGCGTTGCATTGCGGCCATTTTACGTCGCATGTCGGTCGGCCATTTTGTGGAGCCCCAGCTGAGCTCGACACAATTTGTGTAAATTGCATATgcagacccccacccccacaccgcgTAAGACCCACCCGGTTAATGGACCGACCGGTCACATCTTTGGTACCAGTTGGCGGATGTGTGATGTAGTTTCCaggaacctttattcaatattttaaaatacgaAAACCAgtaattatattttaaataatgAGGGGGGTAGTCCTGAGCTGAAGTAAACGGTGGAGTTTTATTAAAACAGCATATGGACAacatatatagcgcctttatattagcaaaacgtcccaaggttcttcacatGAGCAATCAGAAATAAtttgccacataaggaaatattaggacaggtggtcaaaagcttggtcaaagagggaggtctgAAGGAGCAtcgtaaatgaggagagagaggcggagagatggaAAAGTTTAGGGATAGAATTCAAGAGCTTTGGGGCACGGCAGCTGACCGCACGGTGCACAGGGACATGTTCCAGATTCTGACTCATCACTGGGAGAGGCACCCAGGAGTACCAAATCCAATTATcagtgtcccaatgcagcccagactgagccccaccctttgtccttcctgtctgtacattgacccagtgtcccactgcagcccagactgagccccaccctcggcccgtcctgtctgtacattgacccagtgtcccactgcagcccagactgagccccactctgggccgttcctgtctgtacattgacccggtgtcccactgcagcccagactgagccccaccctgggaccttcctatctgtacattgacccagtgtcccactgcagcccagactgagccccaccctgggcccttcctgtctgcaaattgacccagtgtcccactggagaccagactgagctccaccctgggcccttcctttttgcacattgacccagtttcccactgcagcccagactgagtcccaccctgggcccttcctgtctgtacattgacccagtgtcccactgcagaccagactgagccacaccctgggcccttcctgtctgtacattgacccagtgtcccactgcagcccagactgagccccaccctgggcccttcctatctgtacattgacccagtgtcccactgcagcccagactgagccccaccctgggcccttcctgtctgcacattgacccagtgtcccactgcagcccagactgagccccaccctgggcccttcctgtctgtacattgacccagtgccccactgcagcccagactgagccccaccctgggcccttcctgtctgtacattgacccagtgtcccactgcagcccagactgagccccaccctgggcccttcctatctgtacattgacccagtgtcccactgcagcccagactgagccccaccctgggcccttcctgtctgcacattgaaccagtgtcccactgcagcccagactgagccccactctgggcccttcctgtctgtccattgacccagtgtcccactgcagcccagactgagccccaccctgggcccttcctgtctgtacattgacccagtgtcccactgcagcccagactgagccccaccctgggcccttcctgtctgtacattgacccagtgtcccactgcagctcagactgagccccaccctgggcccttcctgtctgtacattgacccagtgtcccactgcagcccagactgagccccaccctgggcccttcctgtctgtacattgacccagtgtcccactgcagcccagactgagccccaccctgggcccttcctgtctgtacattgacccagtgtcccactgcagcccagactgagccccaccctgggcccttcctgtctgtacattgacccagtgtcccactgcagcccagactgagccccaccctgggcgcttcctgtctgtacattgacccagtgtcccactccagcccagactgagccccaccctgggcccttcctgtctgtacattgaccgagtgtcccactgcagcccagactgagccccaccctgggcccttcctgtctgtacattgaccgagtgtcccactgcagcccagactgagccccaccctgggcccttcctgtctgtacattgacccagtgtcccactgcagcccagactgagccccaccctgggcccttcctgtctgtacattgacccagtgtcccactgcagcccagactgagccccaccctgggcccttcctgtctgtacattgacccagtgtcccactgcagcccagactgagccccaccctgggcccttcctgtctgtacattgacccagtgtcccactgcagcccagactgagccccaccctgggcccttcctgtctgtacattgacccagtgtcccactgcagcccagactgagccccaccctgggcccttcctgtctgtacattgacccagtgccccattggggaccatccagccccggatatccggcagaatcagcgctgtgggaccgggtgactgagtctcgtgaccctgtcgctgggcctctgacgtcacaatgggagacgacgctcgctcagctcgagctggaaaccgttaaagggccgttcggatttaaacctggagcgcggccggttaaaggggagggacagagaatcggccaaaaatattcatataatgagaccaggaatggttataaattgaaatgttcatataatgagaccaggaatggttataaattgaaatgttcatatcatgagaccaggaatggttataaattgaaatgttcatataatgagaccaggaatggtaataaattgaaatgttcatataatgagaccaggaatggttataaattgaaatgttcatataatgagaccaggaatggttataaattgaaatgttcatatcatgagaccaggaatggttattaattgaaatgttcatataatgagaccaggaatggttataaattgaaatgttcatataatgagaccaggaatggttacaaattgaaatgttcacataatgagaccaggaatggttacaaattgaaatgttcacactcccacactcagtccgggtctggattcccgcagtgactccacGTGTCTCTTTCCGTTTAAACTGAATTGATTCCcccacagcctgaaacagattaaagattaaacaggaaataaacagattgaacaacagtgtaaataacagggagactggggttaatatttcaataataattacagacaaatattacccataaaagggactgaatcccattgatattttatttattacattaaacattaacacaaacactcaccaggtccgctccagactcctgcaggtcagtatgagggagcggagagcggggacagatcggtctgtgaaggagtttgatcccagggacagacccgtcagtgaccggtttgtactgagagcggaggagagatcatcggtccaagaatctgtgagaccgacatcattcagactgtggatcagagagagagagaaataacagggatcagggtaaattcccagtatttatctGTATTATTCTAACTTGTACTGACATTAATATAACGTGTtcagcatccagttattataaacacaatctcacacagtctgatacttactgcagttcctgtattttacagtccgggttcctcagagccgcagacagtagtttcactcctgaatctcccagtttattgccACCCAGgtccagaaccgtcagtgaccggtttgtactgagagcggaggagagatcctcggtacaagaagctgtgagatcgttatcccataacctggagatcagagagagagagagagagagacgagcagaggtaacaggaatcagagtaaattcccagtatttatttgtattattattatttatactgacattaatgtaccgtgttcggcatccagttattataaacacaatctcacacagtctgaaacttactgcagtttctgtattttacagtccgggttcctcagagcctcagacagtagtttcactcctgaatctcccagtttattaatacccaggttcagaaccgtcagtgaccggtttgcactgagagcggaggagagatcctcggtacaagaatctgtgagatcgttagcccataacctggagatcagagagagagagagagagacgagcagagataagaggaatcagagtaaattcccagtatttatttgtattattattacttatactgacattaatgtacagtgttcagcatccagttattataaacacaatctcacacagtctgatacttaccacagtttctgtattttacagtccgggttcctcagagccgcagacagtagtttcactcctgaatctcccagtttatttctccccagtctaaacacaaacagagagtgagaaacaaactgaatccaattcCTGATCTGACTCAATTTttctctgatattacaggaaacactgaaaaatcttcaggaaattaataaccagatttccctgtcactgacaatgaatctcactctgtccaacaccccatatattcagggactgtcagtaaatgtatttattaaataaagtgctgtctgtgtgaagcctttaaatgtccctcagtccggtctcattccctgatgatcagaattaccctcctggaggtcagtgaccggtcccgtcatgtttggggaaacttgtctcatttctgcagcttcttaaatcccagattttatgggaatgTGGCGATTTTCcctgaattaaatgataaagcggtgattaCCTGTATTTTATGCAGCATTGTATTAATCTGTATATTATCTcggggtgagttatattgtgaaacggcACTTACGGCTGCTTTAAAATCCGTCCCCCAGGATTTAATGTAACAAGGTGAGTTTATTCTGTcctgttacaagttttaaatgACCCTGTACTCCTAGTTTATAGGGGAGCGGAGTCTCTCACTTCATTCCCATTGAACTGGCTCTACATTTATCTCAGGTTTAACGGGCCCGACAGTTTATGCGGAATTTTCTGAAGTTCGCTCCCCGAGCGgggcctcacacacagggagcagattatgggaaattcccggGTTCACTGCCCCCTGGTTAACCCAGGAGCCTCCCGCTGTATATGAGGCCCAaccgctggccggtgtgtgtctATACTCCTGGACTAATACCCCACAACGCGTTAGATTTCACTCTTTTTACCTGCAGATTTTaactcccaaatcccactgaagtgtcggcctggattaatgagcaaggggcctgaatccacgaccttctgactcagaggcacgagtgctgccagctgggtgaagagatggtggatgtattggagagtgtgaagggcagtgtcattgatgagttcagataacggaccgacgtcctgcggggaaagctcagctcgccctctggcggttgactgcccgaaagctgtgttttgctgtttgttactgaatgtttggtgtttctgcttccctctcctacacacgttgacagtccggtgactgtcacttgcccccacacctcggtaagagggtgggatgctccgtcacacagactgctgcagttagAGTCGGTCTACGTGTAAGTAACAGTGAGAAGGAACCTCTTGAATGGacgtatctcaggcagtgagaaaaacagcaatcaATATCATctattgcaattaaattatcagactctttcagtggacctgtatttactgatccgataaagactgCAAAATCCCGACTTGTTCACAAGGAACCATTTTGGATTCTCCAATCCTTAGGGAATTACTAATGGATCCTCgtatcatttgtcatatttgtgttaaATCTtcttctctctggtttaactgaacagtttgtttcccttcattacggagcaacaatacaatccgtgactgttcTACAATTGGACTAATAGTTAGAGACAAATAtacagttacctcaacacctggcatttgtgcagtgcgggtcccagccgctggagtccttcacactgaatggagcagttctccagatcgaggtgttttattgtatcacacagtccaatgacatgagacaacACCGCACAGTCAATCGGTGTCAGTCGCAATGCTCGCCGTGAATCCAGGTGTCCAAATTTaagtatgtccacagatcccactgtgacccgaACAAGTAttttattctgagactcaaacaggtagtggaatgtgttcaggaggttccttttaccagtttcactctctgtgtttccaatctctccttcaaccttctccttcacccagtcaatcactccgcagaaagtttgatgaagaaatggacccagaaactccaccaggggccgagctgactgtgaggaggagagaccaacaacaaaacggagaaatatctcaaatcgcccatcttccttgctgtgggcttcactgaggagtttccggatgtccccaggatctggagtcaggaattgtgcgagtgcagctacaaactcttggatggtgaggtgcgggaatgtgtaaaccacactctgggcagaatcatctctctccaaaagttccatcatgaacccagacaggaactgggaaggttgcagattatacttgatcaaatctccatttctaaacacaatcttcttttcggagactccagtgaaagccatctcaccgatcttcagtaacacatcacggggggattcaatctctcggccatggtttttcagaatgttgtaaatatagttggaatatagttgggtgatggtcttgggaacacgctgctgtttcctgtctctttgtgtgaagaagggacccagagacagaccgaggatccagcagtaggaagggttgtaacacatggtgtacaggatctcgttctcctccacatgtttgaaaacagctgctgccaccgcctgatcttcaaaatacttgttgaaatattccttccgttcctcaccaacaaagcccaggatttcagcccagactctgatctcagcctttttcaataaatgtaatgcagtggggcggctggtcactaaCACTGAACATCCTGgtagcagcttgtgctgtattaaactgtacacaatgtcagaaaCTTCACACTGGTCTTCAGGAGCTGTGCAGATGTAATCAGCCTCTGTATTTATCCGATTGTTatcaaaatcgatactgtccttgaattcatctaaaccatcgaatataaacagtaatctctctgggttcttccagagctctcccaaAATATTCTgaaagtaaggatacagatccagtatcagattcctcaggtttattctacagttaatagcgttcaaatcccggaatttaaaactgaaaacaaattgaaagtgagggtatattttcccagtggcccagtcataaacaatcttttgtaccattgttgtttttccaatccccgcgactccgctcactgctgctgaactcccagatttggattttctccTGGTAAAACAGCTGTGGAACAATTGATctgttcggattttttccagttctctccggagatgtttctctctccactcttcatggtctcggcctcttgccagcagttcatgttctacaagtgtccgatctcgaacagtagaaatgaccgttagctcagtgtatagat
This portion of the Heptranchias perlo isolate sHepPer1 unplaced genomic scaffold, sHepPer1.hap1 HAP1_SCAFFOLD_52, whole genome shotgun sequence genome encodes:
- the LOC137314557 gene encoding NACHT, LRR and PYD domains-containing protein 3-like yields the protein MAEGPNKGECPTSSKKMRMDSDPNAAITEFLTKCDDYQLFQLTKFYRDRLEQAIEEVVDGVSSLLTYERHFSGQEHRKIVDLVEKGNRADSSKLVLNLVMEKGSRARRVMWESFVKMHHVVPKLDKILKEIQELGPDPFVYMNIGRGLSEIPSQLKDVQQKHKETLRVQTETLIVNTILIKEKVKIFQLVNLYTELTVISTVRDRTLVEHELLARGRDHEEWREKHLRRELEKIRTDQLFHSCFTRRKSKSGSSAAVSGVAGIGKTTMVQKIVYDWATGKIYPHFQFVFSFKFRDLNAINCRINLRNLILDLYPYFQNILGELWKNPERLLFIFDGLDEFKDSIDFDNNRINTEADYICTAPEDQCEVSDIVYSLIQHKLLPGCSVLVTSRPTALHLLKKAEIRVWAEILGFVGEERKEYFNKYFEDQAVAAAVFKHVEENEILYTMCYNPSYCWILGLSLGPFFTQRDRKQQRVPKTITQLYSNYIYNILKNHGREIESPRDVLLKIGEMAFTGVSEKKIVFRNGDLIKYNLQPSQFLSGFMMELLERDDSAQSVVYTFPHLTIQEFVAALAQFLTPDPGDIRKLLSEAHSKEDGRFEIFLRFVVGLSSSQSARPLVEFLGPFLHQTFCGVIDWVKEKVEGEIGNTESETGKRNLLNTFHYLFESQNKILVRVTVGSVDILKFGHLDSRRALRLTPIDCAVLSHVIGLCDTIKHLDLENCSIQCEGLQRLGPALHKCQVLRLGRNKLGDSGVKLLSAALRNPDCKIQKLWLWANDLTDSCTEDLSSALSANRSLTVLNLGINKLGDSGVKLLSEALRNPDCKIQKLQLWDNDLTASCTEDLSSALSTNRSLTVLDLGGNKLGDSGVKLLSAALRNPDCKIQELHLNDVGLTDSWTDDLSSALSTNRSLTGLSLGSNSFTDRSVPALRSLILTCRSLERTWLWGNQFSLNGKRHVESLRESRPGLSVGV